Within Streptomyces sp. SS1-1, the genomic segment TGCCTCAGCCGGGGCAGCGTCCCGCACACCGACCCGACCGTCATGATCGCCTGCTCGTCCTCGACGACGACGGCCACGCACTCGGCGTCCCGCAGGATGTACTCGACCTGGTCGCGCGACGACGTCGGGTAGATCGGCACCACCTCGGCGCCCACCGCCCACAGCGCGTAGCTGAACACCGTCCACTCGTAGCGGGTGCGCGCCATCACCGCGACGCGGTGGCCCGGGGAGATGTTGGACGCGATCAGGCCCTTGGCGAGGGCGGTGACCTCGTCGCGGACCTCGACGGCGGTCACCTCCTCCCAGCCGGGAGCGGAGGGGTGGGGACGGCGCGCGAGCAGCGGGAGCGTGGGGTCGGCGGCGGCCGTCTCGAAGAGGCTGTCGGCGAGCCCTCCTGTCAGAGGCCGAACGGGCGGGGGAGCGAGGCCGAGGTCGCGCATGCGCTGCTCCTGATATGTACCGGGTGTGACATCACCGATGAGTTCTGTTATCGGCGTCGCCCGAATCTAGCCCAGCCGGGAGCGCGTGGTGCCCTGATCTGACAATTGACGTCGTTCGGTGATCTCGGCGGGATGGGGGAACCCGGAGCGCATGACACACGCGACCCCCCAACCGAGCTCAGAACCGAGCCGGCCCCCGAACCCCGACCCGGAGCCCGAGCGCACCACGGGCCTCGAACCGGGCGGTTCCGTGCCGCCCGGCGAGACCCCGCCCGCCGAGAGCAGCATGCCCGGCGCGGGCCCCCGCGAGACCCACAACCCGACCACCGGCTGGGCGAAGGCCCCGCTGACCCTCATCCTCGT encodes:
- a CDS encoding DUF6480 family protein; this translates as MTHATPQPSSEPSRPPNPDPEPERTTGLEPGGSVPPGETPPAESSMPGAGPRETHNPTTGWAKAPLTLILVVTALIAAFFLVYALILIF